CGACGTGTCCCACGTAGAGGGCCACGCCGGCGCGGCGCGCGGACGCGAGCATCCGCTCCGCCTCCTCCGGGCTGGCCGCCATCGGCTTCTCCACGAGCACGTGGAGCCCGCGCGCGATCGCCCGGTCCGTGAGGTCGGCGTGCTCCGGGGTCGGCGCCGCGATCGAGACGAGATCGCACGCGTCGAGGAGCGGCTCGAGCGATTCGAACGGGCGGAGGCCGAGATCCCGATGCGCGCGCTCGCGCGCCTCGGGCGAGGGGTCGTACCCCCCGACCGGCTCCACCTCCTGGATGCGGGACCAGGCCCGCGCGTGGTGGGTCCCGAGGTGTCCGAGACCGACCACGCCGACCCGGACCTTGCTCACCGCACGATGCCCCGCTCCGAGCTCCGGACGAACTCCACGAACTCGTGGACTTCGGGATAAGGCTTGAGCTCGCGGAGGATGCGGTCGAGCGCCTGCGTCACGTTGAGCTGCGAACGGTAGAGGATGCGGTAGGCGCGTTTGACCTCCAGGCGCACCTCGGCCGGGATACCGCGTCGGTCCATGCCGATCGCGTTGAGTCCGCACGCGCGGAGCGGATTTCCCGCAGCCTTCACGAACGGCGGCACATCCTGCGGCACGCGCGATCCGCCGCCGATGAACGCGTGGCACCCGATCGCGACGAATTGATGCACCGGAGTGAGCCCGCCCAGGATGGCGTAGTCGTCCACGCGGACGTGCCCCGCGAGGGTTGCGGCGTTCGCCAGAATCACATGGTTCCCGAGACGACAGTTGTGCGCCACGTGCGTGTAGGCCATGAGGAGCACGTGGTCGCCCACGCGAGTGGTTTCACCTTCCGCGGTGGCGGCGTGGATCGTGGCGTACTCCCGCACCGTGGTGTCGTTGCCGATCACCACCTCCGATGGCGCTCCCCGGTACTTCAGGTCCTGAGGGAGATTCCCGATGATCGCGCCGTGGTGGATTTGGCACCGCGCCCCGATCGTGGTGTGCCCCTCGATGACGGCGTGAAGCCCGACACGAGTCCCCTCGCCGAGCGAGACCCGCGGACCGACGTACGCGAACGGCCCGACCACGACCCCCGGCCCGAGCACCGCGCCGCGCTCGACGATGGCCGTCGGGTGCACCGAGGGCTTCGCGAGATCTCGTCCGGGAAGCGGGAGCACCGCGCCTGTCGCGCGTGCCCACGTGCCCGTCAGGAGATCGACTTCAGGGACTGCGCTCGACGATGCTGGATAGAAGCTCTGCTTCCGCGACGAGGTCTCCATCGACGTATGCCTTTCCCTCCATCTTGCAGATGCGTGACTTCAGCCGGAGCATCGTGAGCTCGAACCGGAGCTGGTCCCCGGGTCGCACCGGCTTGCGGAACTTCGCGTTGTCGATTCCCATGAAGTACACGAGCTTGTCCTTGGGGCGATCGACGGTGTTCAGGAGCAGGACTCCCCCGCACTGCGCCATGGCCTCGATGATGAGCACGGCCGGCATGATCGGATGGCCCGGAAAGTGCCCCGCGAAGAACGGTTCGTTGATCGTGACGTTCTTGATCCCGACGACACGGTTCGCCTCGAGGCTCAGGATGCGGTCCACGAGGAGAAGCGGATATCGGTGCGGCATGATGCGCTGGATCGCGTTGATGTCGAGCTGGATCGGACCCAGATCGCCGTTCGTCCGCGGTGTGCGCAGGAGACTTCCGGGCTCCTCCGAGGACGCGAGTCTCTGGACGAACCGCACGTTCGAGGCGTGGCCGGACTTCACCGAGAGGAAGTGGCCCCGCGCCGGGCG
The sequence above is drawn from the Candidatus Eisenbacteria bacterium genome and encodes:
- the lpxA gene encoding acyl-ACP--UDP-N-acetylglucosamine O-acyltransferase: METSSRKQSFYPASSSAVPEVDLLTGTWARATGAVLPLPGRDLAKPSVHPTAIVERGAVLGPGVVVGPFAYVGPRVSLGEGTRVGLHAVIEGHTTIGARCQIHHGAIIGNLPQDLKYRGAPSEVVIGNDTTVREYATIHAATAEGETTRVGDHVLLMAYTHVAHNCRLGNHVILANAATLAGHVRVDDYAILGGLTPVHQFVAIGCHAFIGGGSRVPQDVPPFVKAAGNPLRACGLNAIGMDRRGIPAEVRLEVKRAYRILYRSQLNVTQALDRILRELKPYPEVHEFVEFVRSSERGIVR